From one Prochlorococcus marinus str. MIT 0912 genomic stretch:
- the tuf gene encoding elongation factor Tu gives MAREKFERNKPHVNIGTIGHVDHGKTTLTAAITKVLAKKGQAEAQDYAEIDGAPEERERGITINTAHVEYETDGRHYAHVDCPGHADYVKNMITGAAQMDGAILVVAATDGAMAQTKEHILLAKQVGVPALVVALNKCDMVDDEEMIELVEMEIRELLTSYDFPGDDIPVVQVSGLKAIEGEADWETKIDELMTAVDDSIPEPEREIDKPFLMAVEDVFSITGRGTVATGRIERGKVTVGEEVEIVGIRDTRVTTVTGVEMFRKLLDEGMAGDNVGLLLRGIQKEDIERGMVLVKKGSITPHTKFEGEVYVLKKEEGGRHTPFFAGYRPQFYIRTTDVTGQITAFTSDDGSNVEMVMPGDRIKMTGELIAPVAIEQGMRFAIREGGRTIGAGVVSKIIE, from the coding sequence ATGGCTCGCGAGAAGTTTGAGAGGAACAAACCTCACGTCAACATAGGTACTATTGGCCACGTTGACCATGGCAAAACAACACTTACTGCTGCAATCACAAAGGTTTTAGCCAAAAAAGGTCAAGCCGAAGCGCAAGATTACGCTGAAATTGATGGAGCTCCAGAAGAGCGCGAACGCGGTATCACAATCAACACTGCCCACGTTGAATATGAAACTGATGGTAGGCACTACGCTCATGTTGACTGCCCAGGTCACGCTGATTATGTAAAAAATATGATCACAGGTGCTGCTCAGATGGACGGTGCAATCCTTGTTGTAGCTGCTACTGATGGAGCAATGGCACAAACAAAAGAACATATTCTTTTGGCCAAGCAGGTTGGCGTACCTGCATTGGTTGTTGCACTAAATAAATGTGACATGGTTGATGATGAAGAAATGATAGAACTTGTTGAAATGGAGATACGTGAACTTCTCACAAGTTATGACTTCCCTGGCGATGATATTCCTGTTGTTCAAGTCTCAGGATTAAAAGCTATTGAAGGAGAAGCAGATTGGGAGACAAAAATAGATGAATTGATGACTGCTGTTGACGATTCAATTCCAGAACCAGAACGTGAAATAGATAAGCCTTTCTTAATGGCTGTGGAAGACGTTTTCTCAATTACTGGTCGCGGAACTGTTGCTACTGGCCGAATTGAAAGAGGAAAAGTAACAGTTGGAGAGGAGGTCGAAATTGTAGGTATTAGAGATACGAGAGTTACTACCGTCACTGGAGTAGAGATGTTTAGAAAACTTCTCGATGAAGGTATGGCTGGAGATAATGTTGGACTTCTTTTGAGAGGTATTCAAAAAGAAGATATTGAAAGAGGGATGGTGCTTGTTAAAAAAGGATCAATTACTCCCCACACTAAATTTGAAGGTGAAGTTTATGTATTGAAAAAAGAAGAGGGTGGTCGTCATACCCCTTTCTTCGCTGGATATCGCCCACAGTTTTATATTCGTACTACTGATGTAACAGGTCAAATTACAGCTTTTACATCTGATGATGGGAGTAATGTTGAAATGGTCATGCCCGGTGACAGAATAAAAATGACCGGAGAATTAATAGCCCCTGTAGCTATTGAGCAAGGAATGAGATTCGCAATTCGTGAAGGTGGTCGTACCATTGGAGCAGGAGTAGTTTCAAAAATTATTGAGTAA
- the fusA gene encoding elongation factor G — MARAFPLERIRNIGIAAHIDAGKTTCTERILFYSGVVHKMGEVHDGAAVTDWMAQERERGITITAAAISTTWDDHRINIIDTPGHVDFTIEVERSMRVLDGVIAVFCAVGGVQPQSETVWRQADRYSVPRMVFVNKMDRTGADFLKVHGQIKDRLKANAVPIQLPIGAENDLKGIIDLVENKAYIYKDDLGKDIEQTDVPSDMVDLVSDWRSKLMESIAETEEELLEAFLENGELTIEQLKTGIREGVLKHGLVPMLCGSAFKNKGVQLLLDAVVNYLPAPVDVPPIQGLLPNGKEAVRPSDDSAPFSALAFKVMADPYGKLTFVRMYSGVLEKGSYVLNSTKDAKERISRLIILKADDREEVDELRAGDLGAVLGLKNTTTGDTLCSSEEAIVLETLYIPEPVISVAVEPKTKSDMEKLGKALTSLSEEDPTFRVSTDQETNQTVIAGMGELHLEILVDRMLREFKVEANIGAPQVSYRETIRASSSGEGKFARQTGGKGQYGHVVIEVEPGEPGTGFEFVNKIVGGSVPKEYIKPAESGMKETCESGVIAGYPLIDVKVTLVDGSYHDVDSSEMAFKIAGSMAFKDGIKKCNPVLLEPMMKVEVEVPEDFLGSIIGDLSSRRGQVEGQSIEDGQSKVQAKVPLAEMFGYATQLRSMTQGRGIFSMEFSTYEEVPRNVAEAIISKNQGNS, encoded by the coding sequence GTGGCACGCGCCTTTCCTTTGGAACGAATAAGAAATATCGGGATTGCTGCACATATTGATGCTGGTAAAACCACTTGTACTGAAAGAATTCTTTTCTATTCAGGTGTCGTTCACAAGATGGGAGAAGTTCATGATGGTGCAGCTGTCACTGACTGGATGGCCCAAGAGAGAGAGAGAGGAATCACAATTACAGCTGCGGCGATTTCAACTACATGGGACGATCACCGTATAAACATCATCGATACACCTGGACACGTTGACTTCACAATTGAAGTTGAACGCTCCATGAGAGTTCTTGATGGAGTAATTGCTGTCTTTTGTGCGGTTGGTGGAGTACAGCCTCAATCTGAAACAGTTTGGCGGCAAGCCGATAGGTATTCAGTACCTAGGATGGTATTTGTCAATAAAATGGATAGAACTGGAGCAGATTTCCTTAAAGTCCATGGTCAAATCAAAGATAGATTAAAAGCTAATGCTGTTCCAATTCAGTTACCTATTGGAGCCGAAAATGACTTGAAGGGCATTATTGATCTCGTAGAAAACAAAGCATATATTTATAAAGATGATCTTGGAAAAGATATTGAGCAGACTGATGTTCCCTCAGACATGGTTGATTTAGTATCTGATTGGCGTTCAAAGTTAATGGAGTCAATAGCAGAAACTGAGGAAGAATTGCTTGAGGCGTTTTTAGAAAATGGTGAGTTAACAATTGAACAACTCAAAACTGGTATCAGGGAAGGAGTTCTTAAACATGGTTTGGTACCAATGTTATGTGGTTCAGCTTTTAAAAATAAAGGCGTTCAATTATTGCTAGATGCAGTAGTCAATTATCTTCCTGCTCCTGTTGATGTTCCTCCTATTCAGGGTTTGCTTCCGAATGGAAAAGAAGCTGTTAGGCCTTCTGATGATAGCGCTCCATTTAGTGCACTTGCATTCAAGGTAATGGCTGATCCATATGGCAAATTGACTTTTGTTCGTATGTATTCCGGTGTCCTTGAAAAAGGAAGTTATGTTCTTAACTCAACTAAGGATGCAAAAGAGAGAATATCTAGGTTGATAATTTTGAAAGCTGATGACCGTGAGGAAGTTGACGAATTAAGAGCAGGTGATCTTGGAGCGGTGCTTGGCCTGAAAAATACAACAACGGGAGATACTTTATGCTCCTCAGAAGAGGCAATTGTTCTTGAAACGCTATATATTCCCGAGCCAGTTATTTCAGTTGCGGTAGAACCAAAGACTAAGAGTGATATGGAAAAGTTAGGGAAAGCACTGACATCTCTTTCTGAGGAAGATCCAACATTCAGAGTAAGTACTGATCAAGAGACAAATCAAACAGTTATTGCAGGTATGGGTGAACTTCACCTAGAGATTTTGGTTGATCGTATGTTAAGAGAATTTAAGGTAGAGGCAAATATTGGAGCACCTCAAGTTTCTTATAGAGAAACGATCAGAGCCAGCTCTTCAGGTGAAGGAAAGTTTGCGAGACAAACAGGTGGTAAAGGTCAGTATGGTCATGTTGTTATTGAAGTTGAGCCAGGTGAACCAGGAACTGGGTTTGAGTTTGTCAATAAAATTGTGGGTGGGTCTGTCCCAAAAGAATATATAAAACCCGCTGAATCAGGAATGAAAGAAACATGTGAGTCTGGTGTCATTGCTGGCTATCCTTTAATTGATGTAAAAGTTACATTGGTTGATGGCTCTTATCATGATGTTGACTCATCAGAGATGGCTTTCAAAATTGCTGGCTCAATGGCTTTCAAAGATGGAATCAAGAAGTGCAATCCTGTCCTTCTAGAACCTATGATGAAAGTTGAGGTAGAAGTGCCTGAGGACTTCCTAGGCTCTATAATTGGAGATCTGTCCTCTAGACGAGGTCAGGTTGAAGGTCAATCCATCGAAGATGGACAATCCAAAGTCCAGGCAAAAGTGCCATTAGCTGAAATGTTTGGCTATGCCACTCAACTCCGATCAATGACTCAAGGTCGGGGTATTTTCTCAATGGAGTTCAGCACCTACGAGGAAGTTCCTCGTAATGTTGCTGAAGCAATTATCTCCAAGAATCAGGGCAATTCCTGA
- the rpsG gene encoding 30S ribosomal protein S7, whose protein sequence is MSRRNAAEKRPVLPDPQFNNRLASMMVHRLMKHGKKSTAQKILSDAFGLINERTGSDPIELFETAVKNVTPLVEVRARRVGGATYQVPMEVRQERGTAMALRWLVNFSRSRNGRSMAQKLAGELMDAANEAGNAVRKREETHKMAEANKAFAHYRY, encoded by the coding sequence ATGTCAAGAAGAAACGCAGCAGAAAAAAGACCCGTTCTCCCTGATCCTCAGTTCAATAATCGTTTGGCAAGTATGATGGTCCATCGCTTGATGAAGCATGGTAAGAAATCTACAGCTCAAAAAATTCTTTCTGATGCCTTTGGTTTGATTAACGAGCGAACCGGTTCAGACCCTATTGAATTATTTGAAACAGCAGTGAAAAACGTCACACCTCTTGTTGAAGTGAGAGCGAGAAGAGTTGGTGGGGCTACATATCAGGTTCCAATGGAGGTCCGTCAAGAAAGAGGGACTGCAATGGCACTCAGATGGCTGGTAAATTTCTCAAGATCAAGAAATGGTAGAAGCATGGCTCAAAAACTTGCTGGAGAACTTATGGATGCAGCTAATGAAGCTGGAAATGCAGTGAGGAAGAGGGAAGAGACCCATAAGATGGCTGAGGCAAATAAAGCTTTTGCTCATTATCGCTATTGA
- the rpsL gene encoding 30S ribosomal protein S12: protein MPTIQQLIRTERKTLKTKTKSPALRGCPERRGVCTRVYTSTPKKPNSALRKVARVRLTSGFEVTAYIGGIGHNLQEHSVVLLRGGRVKDLPGVRYHIVRGTLDTAGVKDRRQSRSKYGAKSPKE from the coding sequence ATGCCAACCATTCAACAGTTGATTAGAACAGAGCGAAAGACTCTAAAAACAAAGACAAAATCTCCTGCTTTGCGAGGTTGCCCAGAAAGGAGAGGGGTTTGTACCAGGGTTTACACCTCTACTCCTAAAAAACCTAACTCTGCTCTAAGAAAAGTTGCTCGTGTCAGATTAACTTCAGGATTTGAAGTTACTGCTTATATAGGCGGGATTGGTCACAATCTTCAAGAGCACTCTGTAGTTTTGCTGAGAGGCGGAAGAGTCAAGGATCTACCAGGAGTTAGATATCACATAGTCAGAGGAACTCTTGATACCGCTGGGGTTAAAGACCGTAGACAATCAAGATCAAAATATGGAGCTAAATCTCCAAAGGAATAA
- the gltB gene encoding glutamate synthase large subunit, which translates to MHQRLSRSNWPYCDSTYPDAFSGEKDSCGVGFIASVEGKQNHWVLSQALRGLSCMEHRGGCGGDSDSGDGAGILCEIPWSYLKQVWETAKQCESQFSGIGMIFMPKDSKNRGIARKICEQEAEYLGLISQGWRDVPVDDEVLGKLARENEPFITQWLVEIKDKEINLEALLFRLRQRISNRANIELKEDKLGLYICSLSSKTIVYKGMVRSEILAPFYTDLKDDRFEVSYAVYHRRFSTNTLPKWPLAQPMRLLGHNGEINTLLGNINWAKATETDISSVWENKANDLKPIVNNLFSDSANLDLTLELLVRSGRPITDSLLTLIPEAFRDQPELINKPDITAFYEYAAGTQEPWDGPALIVFTDGRNIGATLDRNGLRPARYCITKNGYVVMGSETGVVELDENQIQEKGRLGPGQMLAVDLEKKRILRNWDVKEESASRYPYLDWLKANRINLNNQNWEINNKFNKQELLQQQVAFGFSAEDFDYIINSMAANAKEPTYCMGDDIPLAILSNKSHILYDYFKQRFAQVTNPPIDPLREKLVTSLEMHLGVRQAPLSPKADSARLIHIKSPIINEKELTSIKKLGLNYKEISTLIPITNDELNLNKGLRNLCQEAEDSVINGEEILILSDRNINREKSYIPPLLAVGAVHHHLLKKGLRLKTSIIIDTAQCWSTHHIACLIGYGASAICPWLTWETTRHWWQLPKTQKLFSDGKLSNSSIEIAQSNVKKSMEDGLRKILSKIGISVLASYHGAQIFEAIGIGADLIDLAFKGTTSRIAGLTLKELSIETISFHKKAFPELAQKKLDFNGFVQYRNSGEFHLNNPEMSKILHAAVKAGPGYDHFKTYQQLLETRPATTLRDLLTFKTTTQPLPLDQIESVESICQRFCTGGMSLGALSREAHEVLAIAMNRIGGKSNSGEGGEDPDRFKVLEDVDENNQSKTLPNLKGLVNGDTACSAIKQIASGRFGVTPEYLTSGKQLEIKVAQGAKPGEGGQLPGPKVDEYIAKLRNSKPGVALISPPPHHDIYSIEDLAQLIHDLHQINPTAKVSVKLVAEIGIGTIAGGVAKANADVIQISGHDGGTGASPLSSIKHAGLPWELGLTEVHRSLLENGLRERVLLRADGGLKTGWDVLIAALLGAEEYGFGTVAMIAEGCIMARICHTNKCPVGIATQQEGLRKRFPGLPEHVVNFFIFVAEEVRQLMSQVGVAKVEDLIGRTDLLIPRKLDLTKTKEVDLSSLLKPLDNSTDRSWLRHEIQAHSNGEVIENALLKDVEISNAIQTQGRITKEIPIINTDRSVCARISGEIAKKYGNKGFNGNLNLIFKGSAGQSFGAFILKGMNISLIGEANDYVGKGMNGGSITIIPEIVNDTSSTQVILGNTCLYGATGGKLFALGIAGERFGVRNSGAHAVIEGAGDHCCEYMTGGVVVVLGKTGRNLGAGMTGGIAFIIDKKNQLDLRMNKEIVEVHDLTSTNQEQFLNDLIIEYHQKTKSPLAQKILSDWSSWKKLFKIIVPPSEKNKLGIEEALEKATI; encoded by the coding sequence ATGCATCAACGACTCTCAAGATCAAATTGGCCTTATTGCGATAGCACCTATCCAGATGCCTTCTCTGGGGAAAAAGATTCTTGTGGAGTTGGATTCATAGCTAGCGTCGAAGGGAAACAAAACCATTGGGTCTTATCTCAGGCATTGCGTGGCCTCAGCTGCATGGAGCACAGAGGTGGATGCGGAGGAGATAGCGATTCAGGTGATGGTGCTGGGATTTTATGTGAAATTCCATGGTCATATTTAAAGCAAGTCTGGGAAACAGCTAAACAATGCGAGTCCCAATTCTCTGGGATAGGTATGATTTTCATGCCGAAAGATTCAAAGAATAGAGGTATTGCTAGAAAAATATGTGAGCAGGAAGCAGAGTATTTAGGGTTAATCTCTCAAGGATGGAGAGATGTTCCTGTTGATGATGAAGTTTTAGGCAAACTTGCAAGAGAGAATGAACCTTTTATTACACAATGGTTAGTTGAAATCAAAGATAAAGAAATTAATCTTGAGGCTTTACTTTTTAGATTAAGGCAAAGAATTTCAAATCGAGCAAATATAGAATTAAAGGAAGATAAATTAGGTCTCTATATATGCTCTTTAAGTAGCAAAACAATTGTATATAAAGGGATGGTCAGATCTGAAATATTGGCTCCTTTTTATACAGATTTAAAGGACGATAGATTCGAAGTTTCATACGCGGTTTACCATAGAAGGTTCAGTACAAATACTTTACCAAAATGGCCACTAGCTCAACCCATGCGACTCTTAGGACATAACGGAGAAATAAATACATTACTAGGAAATATAAATTGGGCAAAAGCAACTGAAACAGATATAAGTTCAGTATGGGAAAACAAAGCAAATGATCTAAAACCGATTGTTAATAATTTATTTAGTGATTCAGCTAATCTTGACCTCACTCTTGAACTATTAGTTCGAAGTGGTCGTCCTATAACTGATAGCTTATTAACACTTATACCAGAGGCTTTTAGAGATCAACCTGAATTAATAAATAAACCTGATATAACTGCTTTTTATGAATATGCAGCAGGAACTCAGGAACCATGGGATGGACCTGCATTAATAGTTTTTACTGATGGAAGAAATATAGGAGCAACATTAGACAGAAATGGACTTAGACCAGCTCGTTATTGCATCACTAAAAATGGCTATGTTGTGATGGGTTCTGAAACAGGTGTTGTTGAATTAGATGAGAATCAAATCCAAGAAAAGGGTCGACTGGGTCCAGGACAAATGCTAGCAGTAGATTTAGAAAAAAAGAGAATTTTACGAAACTGGGATGTCAAAGAAGAGTCAGCGAGCAGATATCCATACTTAGATTGGTTAAAAGCAAATCGAATCAACCTTAACAACCAAAATTGGGAAATAAATAATAAATTTAACAAGCAAGAGTTATTGCAGCAACAAGTCGCATTTGGATTTAGTGCAGAAGATTTTGATTACATAATTAATAGCATGGCAGCAAATGCAAAAGAACCAACTTATTGCATGGGAGATGATATCCCGCTAGCCATACTTTCTAACAAGTCACATATTCTTTATGACTATTTTAAGCAAAGATTTGCACAAGTCACTAATCCACCAATTGATCCTCTTAGAGAAAAACTTGTTACCAGCCTAGAGATGCATCTTGGTGTTAGACAAGCACCATTATCTCCAAAAGCAGACTCAGCAAGACTAATACATATTAAATCACCAATCATCAATGAAAAAGAATTAACTTCAATAAAAAAATTAGGCCTTAATTACAAGGAAATATCCACATTAATTCCTATTACTAATGATGAATTAAACTTAAACAAAGGTCTTAGAAATCTATGCCAAGAAGCAGAAGACAGTGTAATTAATGGTGAAGAAATACTAATCCTTTCAGATAGAAATATTAATCGAGAAAAATCCTACATACCTCCTCTTCTCGCTGTTGGTGCAGTTCATCATCACTTACTTAAAAAAGGACTAAGGCTAAAAACATCGATAATTATAGATACAGCTCAATGCTGGAGTACTCATCACATAGCTTGTCTGATTGGATATGGAGCAAGTGCAATTTGTCCTTGGTTGACTTGGGAAACGACTCGCCATTGGTGGCAATTACCTAAAACACAAAAACTTTTTTCCGATGGGAAGTTATCTAATTCATCTATAGAAATTGCTCAATCAAATGTTAAGAAATCAATGGAAGATGGATTAAGAAAAATACTTTCAAAAATAGGAATCTCTGTTCTAGCAAGTTATCACGGAGCACAAATCTTTGAAGCTATTGGTATCGGCGCAGATTTAATTGATTTAGCTTTCAAGGGAACAACAAGTCGGATAGCAGGACTAACTCTGAAAGAATTATCAATCGAGACAATTTCATTTCATAAAAAAGCTTTCCCAGAACTTGCACAAAAAAAACTTGATTTTAATGGATTTGTTCAATATCGAAATAGTGGAGAATTTCATTTAAATAATCCAGAAATGTCAAAAATCCTGCATGCTGCAGTGAAAGCTGGTCCTGGATATGACCACTTCAAAACTTATCAACAACTTCTAGAAACTCGTCCCGCTACTACCCTAAGAGATCTTCTTACATTTAAGACAACTACCCAGCCTTTACCTCTAGATCAAATAGAGAGTGTTGAGAGTATTTGTCAAAGATTTTGCACTGGTGGAATGAGTCTAGGTGCCCTATCGAGGGAAGCGCATGAAGTTCTTGCAATAGCAATGAATAGAATTGGAGGAAAAAGTAATAGTGGTGAAGGAGGAGAAGATCCTGATAGATTCAAGGTCCTCGAGGATGTTGATGAAAATAATCAATCAAAAACTTTACCCAATCTCAAAGGACTGGTAAATGGAGATACCGCATGTTCTGCAATTAAACAAATTGCGTCTGGCCGATTTGGGGTAACCCCTGAATATTTAACTAGCGGTAAGCAATTAGAAATTAAAGTGGCCCAAGGTGCAAAGCCTGGAGAGGGAGGTCAATTACCTGGACCGAAGGTTGATGAATACATAGCAAAGCTTCGTAATAGCAAGCCTGGAGTAGCTCTTATTTCTCCTCCTCCACATCATGATATCTACTCCATAGAAGATCTTGCCCAACTTATTCATGACTTACATCAAATAAATCCAACCGCAAAAGTCAGTGTGAAATTAGTTGCTGAAATAGGCATTGGCACAATCGCAGGCGGAGTAGCAAAAGCCAATGCTGATGTCATCCAAATTTCAGGACATGATGGAGGGACAGGTGCATCTCCTCTTAGTTCAATTAAACATGCTGGTTTGCCATGGGAACTTGGATTAACGGAAGTTCATCGATCTTTATTAGAAAATGGTCTTCGCGAAAGGGTTTTATTAAGAGCTGATGGAGGTCTCAAGACAGGATGGGATGTCCTTATTGCCGCTTTACTCGGAGCGGAAGAATATGGTTTTGGAACAGTCGCAATGATTGCTGAAGGTTGCATAATGGCGAGGATTTGCCATACAAATAAATGTCCAGTCGGTATTGCAACACAACAAGAAGGTCTAAGGAAAAGATTCCCTGGATTACCAGAACATGTAGTTAACTTTTTTATCTTCGTAGCTGAGGAAGTAAGACAATTAATGAGCCAAGTTGGAGTAGCAAAAGTTGAGGATCTTATTGGAAGAACAGATCTATTAATCCCAAGAAAGCTAGACTTAACAAAAACAAAAGAAGTTGACCTATCTAGCCTTCTCAAACCTTTAGATAACTCAACAGATCGTTCATGGTTGAGACACGAAATACAAGCTCATAGCAATGGAGAAGTTATTGAAAATGCCCTACTCAAAGATGTAGAGATTTCTAATGCAATTCAAACGCAGGGAAGGATTACGAAAGAAATTCCCATTATTAATACAGATAGAAGTGTTTGTGCACGAATCTCTGGAGAAATAGCTAAAAAATATGGAAATAAAGGTTTTAATGGGAATTTAAATTTGATATTTAAAGGTTCAGCTGGGCAAAGTTTTGGAGCATTTATTTTAAAAGGAATGAATATTTCTTTAATAGGAGAAGCTAATGATTATGTTGGGAAAGGCATGAATGGAGGTTCCATTACGATTATTCCAGAAATTGTTAATGACACATCTAGCACTCAGGTAATACTTGGCAATACATGTCTATATGGAGCAACTGGTGGAAAATTATTCGCCCTTGGAATAGCAGGAGAACGATTTGGTGTTCGAAATAGTGGAGCTCATGCTGTTATCGAAGGAGCGGGGGACCATTGTTGCGAATATATGACTGGAGGTGTAGTTGTTGTGCTTGGAAAAACTGGAAGAAACCTAGGAGCGGGAATGACAGGAGGCATAGCTTTTATTATT